In one Salvelinus fontinalis isolate EN_2023a chromosome 16, ASM2944872v1, whole genome shotgun sequence genomic region, the following are encoded:
- the LOC129813090 gene encoding G-protein coupled receptor 135 translates to MDFPVNIALLGTSNSTAPDNTSGTGLTLEIVTIAPVLHSFFTKASHGNLTGGGDENQQHIPVQSAEGNSVLQGITVAAQALLLLAIFLLSSLGNSAVVIVIIKHRQLRTVTNAFIMSLSLSDFLTAVLCLPFSFMMLFSKDGVWMFGDRFCVANGFFNACFGIISTLTMTLISFDRYYAIVRQPQEKIGRRKAITLLVAVWLTAVFFSIPWYLVMRTSKDLVVHKRGFYHCMYVFHTGTSRMGTSYSIALIVVCYLLPFALMCFCHYNICKTVRLSEIRVRPVTTYAYLLRFYSEMRTATTVLIMIVFIIFCWGPYCLMGIITAVGDYSFNPVMDTVAIWMAWANGAINPLIYAIRNPNISMLLGRSREEGYRTRNISVYLSTQTQSRDVRTRADQIRDRYVSRHGANSRLSSSSPANGGEVAMWACKNPAVFFCRDAQPDTLSEPTVPKVETADTSL, encoded by the coding sequence ATGGATTTCCCCGTGAACATTGCATTGCTTGGCACCAGCAACTCCACCGCTCCAGACAACACCTCTGGCACGGGTTTAACGCTGGAAATAGTCACCATAGCACCGGTGTTACACAGCTTTTTTACGAAGGCCAGTCATGGAAACCTTACGGGCGGAGGCGACGAAAACCAACAACACATACCCGTGCAGAGCGCGGAGGGAAACTCGGTCCTCCAGGGCATCACGGTGGCAGCTCAAGCCTTGTTGCTCCTGGCCATCTTCCTCCTCTCTAGTTTAGGGAATTCTGCGGTGGTGATTGTCATAATAAAACATCGACAGCTGAGAACCGTTACCAATGCTTTCATCATGTCCCTTTCACTGTCTGATTTCTTGACGGCCGTTCTTTGTTTACCGTTCTCGTTCATGATGCTCTTCAGCAAAGATGGTGTGTGGATGTTTGGAGACCGTTTCTGCGTCGCCAACGGGTTCTTCAACGCATGCTTTGGTATTATTTCCACACTGACAATGACTCTAATTTCTTTTGACCGGTATTATGCCATCGTGAGGCAACCTCAGGAGAAGATAGGCAGGAGGAAGGCCATAACGCTGTTGGTGGCAGTGTGGTTAACAGCAGTGTTTTTCTCCATTCCATGGTACCTGGTAATGCGAACATCCAAGGATCTAGTCGTCCATAAAAGGGGCTTCTACCACTGTATGTATGTCTTTCACACTGGTACTTCTAGGATGGGTACCTCTTACAGTATAGCTTTAATAGTGGTGTGTTATCTCCTTCCGTTTGCGCTCATGTGTTTCTGTCATTATAACATATGTAAGACCGTTAGGTTATCAGAAATAAGGGTGCGGCCGGTGACCACTTACGCGTATTTACTCCGGTTTTATAGTGAGATGAGGACGGCCACGACAGTGCTGATTATGATAGTGTTTATCATCTTCTGCTGGGGCCCCTACTGTCTGATGGGTATCATCACCGCCGTGGGAGATTACTCATTCAACCCTGTCATGGACACCGTGGCAATATGGATGGCATGGGCAAACGGTGCCATAAACCCGCTCATTTACGCAATTAGAAACCCAAACATATCGATGCTTTTAGGCCGAAGCCGAGAAGAGGGATATAGGACTAGAAACATTTCTGTCTACCTATCTACACAAACCCAAAGCAGGGATGTAAGAACCAGGGCCGACCAAATCAGAGACCGGTATGTGAGCAGGCATGGTGCAAACAGCCGGTTGTCTTCCTCCAGCCCAGCGAATGGAGGAGAGGTTGCGATGTGGGCTTGTAAAAACCCCGCGGTGTTCTTCTGTAGGGATGCTCAGCCAGATACTCTGTCCGAACCCACGGTGCCAAAAGTTGAAACTGCAGATACAAGTCTGTGA